In a genomic window of Pelotomaculum thermopropionicum SI:
- a CDS encoding hypothetical protein (containing predicted ATP-dependent protease (COG1067 LonB)) — translation MEKYRIPVEKLRRVCRDEELDFCRTTEDVPPLDGFIGQERAVRSMQFGLSINAPGYNIFVVGPPGTGKSTYVQAVVSQLAAGGPVPNDWCYIYNFADHDRPLAVSLPPGEGRVFQKDMEELISDLRVTIPKAFESGDYEEKKNSIVQSVQQKMGGYLQALEAEALEAGFDMKQTPRGFIFIPVKDGKPFSPEDYEQLPGQVRREMEEKGRKLHKKLENTFHTYRMLEKQANEQIAELEKEIALFAAGPLFDKMLEKYKKYPAIVDYLKAVLKDITNNNLEIFKNPGSAAANMPLPFSQEEVDSYFRYRVNLFINNEKSGGAPVVIEPSSNYYNLFGKIEYRSQIFSLNTDFTMIKPGAIHRANGGYLILQAQDVLSDPFAWVTLKKSLKYRQAIVENIGEQYRLVPTVSLRPEPIPLNVKVILIGSPLLYYLLYNLDEDFQKLFKVRVDFDTEMPRTPENLRQYASFVNSVCRRENLKHFSRSGLARLIEYGSRLSGRQNKLSTRFNEVFEIVYEAAAWAQAEGSGYVEASHVEKALEERNYRSRRLEEKIQELITQDKILIDVSGSVVGQVNGLYVVESGGHSFGRPAKITARTYMGRGGVINIERETRMSGSIHSKGVLTLAGYLGGKFAQDKPLGLTAQITFEQLYDGVEGDSASSAELYAILSSLADLPLKQNLAVTGSVNQFGEIQPVGGVTEKIEGFFDVCKAKGLSGDQGVIIPVQNVDDLMLRDEILDAVKKGRFHIYAIRNVEEGIELLSGVPAGKPGEDGTYPEGSVFARVDRKLREYNKGLAGSDGTGAEKDGKKNGSLDLAGPVRV, via the coding sequence ATGGAGAAGTATAGAATACCGGTGGAGAAGCTGAGAAGGGTATGCCGTGACGAGGAGCTCGATTTTTGCAGGACAACCGAGGACGTGCCGCCGCTTGACGGCTTCATCGGCCAGGAGCGGGCGGTGCGGTCAATGCAGTTCGGCCTGTCCATAAACGCGCCGGGTTATAATATTTTTGTCGTGGGACCTCCCGGCACCGGCAAAAGCACCTATGTTCAAGCTGTTGTCTCCCAGTTGGCCGCGGGCGGGCCTGTTCCCAATGACTGGTGTTATATTTACAACTTTGCCGACCATGACCGGCCGCTGGCGGTTTCCCTGCCGCCGGGCGAGGGGCGGGTTTTTCAAAAAGATATGGAAGAACTCATATCAGATCTAAGGGTGACCATTCCAAAGGCTTTTGAAAGCGGCGATTATGAAGAGAAGAAAAATTCAATTGTCCAGTCGGTTCAGCAGAAAATGGGGGGTTACCTGCAGGCGCTGGAGGCAGAGGCCCTGGAAGCCGGTTTTGACATGAAACAGACGCCCAGGGGGTTCATTTTCATTCCTGTGAAGGACGGCAAGCCTTTTTCGCCGGAGGACTATGAACAGCTTCCGGGCCAGGTGCGCCGGGAAATGGAAGAAAAGGGCCGGAAGCTGCACAAGAAGCTTGAAAACACTTTTCATACCTACCGCATGCTGGAAAAACAGGCAAATGAGCAAATTGCCGAACTGGAAAAGGAGATCGCCCTTTTTGCGGCCGGGCCGCTGTTTGACAAGATGCTGGAGAAGTATAAAAAGTACCCTGCCATAGTTGATTATCTTAAGGCTGTATTGAAAGATATTACCAATAACAATCTTGAAATTTTTAAAAATCCCGGGTCGGCTGCGGCTAACATGCCTCTTCCCTTTTCCCAGGAAGAGGTTGACTCGTATTTTCGTTACAGGGTAAACCTGTTTATCAATAACGAAAAAAGCGGCGGGGCTCCGGTAGTCATTGAGCCCAGCTCGAACTACTATAACCTCTTCGGCAAAATAGAATACCGGAGCCAGATATTTTCGCTGAATACGGACTTTACCATGATCAAGCCCGGTGCAATTCACCGGGCCAACGGCGGCTACCTTATTTTACAGGCCCAGGATGTGTTGAGCGATCCATTTGCCTGGGTAACGCTGAAAAAGTCGCTGAAGTACCGGCAGGCTATTGTGGAAAATATCGGCGAGCAATACCGCCTGGTGCCTACCGTTTCCCTAAGGCCCGAACCGATACCACTAAATGTAAAAGTCATTCTTATCGGCAGCCCGCTCCTGTATTACCTGCTTTACAACCTGGACGAAGATTTTCAAAAGCTCTTTAAGGTGCGGGTAGACTTTGACACCGAAATGCCCCGCACTCCAGAAAACCTGCGCCAGTATGCCTCTTTTGTCAACTCGGTCTGCCGGAGGGAAAACCTGAAGCATTTCAGCCGCTCCGGCCTGGCCCGCCTGATCGAATACGGGTCCCGCCTGTCGGGCCGCCAGAACAAACTTTCCACCCGGTTCAACGAGGTATTCGAAATAGTTTACGAGGCGGCAGCCTGGGCGCAGGCGGAGGGCTCCGGGTACGTGGAGGCTTCTCATGTGGAAAAGGCGCTTGAGGAGCGTAACTACCGTTCCAGAAGGCTGGAAGAAAAGATTCAGGAACTGATTACCCAGGATAAAATACTGATTGACGTAAGCGGCAGCGTGGTCGGCCAGGTCAACGGCCTTTATGTGGTCGAGTCGGGAGGGCACAGTTTCGGCCGGCCGGCCAAGATCACCGCCAGGACCTATATGGGGCGCGGCGGAGTCATAAACATTGAACGGGAAACCAGAATGAGCGGCAGCATTCACTCCAAGGGCGTTCTAACCCTGGCCGGCTACCTGGGGGGCAAGTTTGCCCAGGACAAGCCGCTGGGTTTAACCGCGCAAATCACTTTTGAGCAGCTCTACGACGGGGTGGAGGGAGACAGCGCTTCCAGCGCCGAGCTTTATGCCATACTTTCCAGCCTGGCAGACCTGCCGCTGAAGCAAAACCTGGCGGTTACGGGGTCGGTTAACCAGTTCGGGGAAATCCAGCCTGTCGGGGGAGTAACCGAAAAAATTGAGGGGTTCTTCGATGTTTGCAAAGCAAAGGGGCTGTCGGGCGACCAGGGGGTAATAATTCCGGTCCAGAACGTGGACGACCTGATGTTGAGGGATGAGATCCTGGATGCAGTTAAAAAAGGCCGGTTTCATATTTATGCCATAAGAAATGTCGAGGAGGGCATCGAGCTTTTAAGCGGGGTGCCTGCTGGAAAACCGGGGGAAGACGGAACCTACCCGGAAGGCAGTGTCTTTGCGCGGGTTGACCGGAAACTTAGGGAATACAACAAGGGTTTGGCCGGCAGTGACGGCACCGGTGCCGAAAAAGACGGGAAAAAGAACGGCTCTCTTGACCTTGCGGGGCCTGTACGGGTGTAA
- the GlpC gene encoding Fe-S oxidoreductase, which translates to MLEELCSLKEHYMRCVRCGQCRAACPVFEEIRNETASPRGKVFLAYLLSGGEIGADAETASKMSLCLLCRTCSQECPSAVPVHQIVAAARSHLAKKKPLGLRRLLFKEIWTRPALLNLSAGLLRRCQAFGLLNLGIALHLLPRGLSLPGRLPGRPARAAISEITPAAGRPKMRIGYFLGCSTNFLFPGLAKATVAVLSRLGCEVATPENLKCCGLPQVESGEAETAALLAKANFEAFRRLGVKAVVSDCASCTAALKESPLRSEFPEIKILDLSGLLVELVKSNKPPLTRIQKPVTYHDPCHLARAQGITGSPRELLQMTGADFREMPGASDCCGGGGTFALYHYQTSMGILNKKIASIKKTEAEVVASCCPTCLMQIRHGLSKSGSSTNVSHPVQLLAQSLGLQY; encoded by the coding sequence GTGCTTGAAGAGCTTTGCTCCCTTAAAGAGCACTACATGCGATGCGTGCGCTGCGGGCAATGCCGTGCGGCATGCCCGGTTTTTGAAGAAATCCGGAATGAAACCGCCTCCCCGCGGGGAAAGGTGTTCCTGGCCTATCTGCTTTCCGGCGGGGAAATCGGTGCAGATGCCGAAACTGCCTCAAAAATGTCCCTTTGCCTTCTATGCCGCACCTGCTCTCAGGAATGCCCCTCTGCCGTTCCGGTTCACCAAATTGTTGCCGCCGCCCGCTCCCATCTGGCCAAAAAAAAGCCGTTAGGATTAAGGAGGCTTTTATTCAAAGAAATTTGGACCAGGCCGGCCCTGCTTAACCTGTCGGCCGGTTTGCTCAGGCGGTGCCAGGCCTTTGGCCTTTTAAACCTGGGCATTGCCCTGCACCTGCTGCCGCGCGGTCTCTCCCTGCCCGGCAGGCTGCCCGGCAGACCGGCCCGGGCGGCCATTTCCGAAATTACCCCTGCCGCCGGCAGGCCAAAAATGCGAATAGGGTATTTCCTGGGCTGCTCAACCAATTTCCTCTTTCCCGGCCTGGCAAAAGCCACCGTGGCCGTTTTATCCCGCCTCGGCTGCGAGGTGGCCACTCCGGAGAACTTAAAATGCTGCGGTCTTCCCCAGGTAGAAAGCGGCGAGGCAGAAACGGCCGCACTGCTGGCCAAAGCCAACTTTGAGGCTTTCCGCAGGCTGGGCGTTAAGGCTGTGGTCAGCGACTGCGCCTCATGCACCGCCGCCCTTAAAGAAAGCCCGTTGCGGTCAGAGTTTCCCGAAATTAAAATACTCGACCTGTCCGGCCTGCTTGTGGAACTGGTGAAAAGCAATAAGCCGCCGCTGACAAGAATCCAAAAGCCCGTTACCTACCACGATCCCTGCCACCTGGCCAGGGCACAGGGAATTACCGGAAGCCCGCGGGAACTTTTGCAAATGACCGGCGCAGATTTCAGGGAAATGCCGGGGGCATCTGATTGCTGCGGAGGCGGCGGCACCTTTGCCCTGTATCATTACCAAACAAGCATGGGCATCCTCAATAAAAAAATTGCTTCCATAAAGAAAACAGAAGCAGAAGTTGTTGCCAGTTGTTGTCCGACCTGTCTGATGCAAATCCGCCACGGCCTTTCAAAAAGCGGCAGCAGCACCAACGTATCGCACCCGGTCCAGTTGCTGGCCCAAAGCCTCGGTCTTCAATACTAG
- a CDS encoding hypothetical membrane protein (containing CDA1 region (COG0726)): METSLFKTAFLFLLIYAVVPTALVRLSGIGAISRIPRGKKRIALTFDDGPDPRYTPQILNILGQYRVKACFFVIGSKARAHPEIIRQIVQAGHEIGNHGFSHKAAWLLGPFATTREIAETNRAIEELTGQKARFCRPAWGLFNLFSLCYFRLKGLKVVLWTYMSWDWIRRATPESICRKVLGRLRDGAILVLHDGDSAPGAAKGSPAHVVEALPAILEGLRQKGLKVVPLEELNGLKSRRAALAKGVRMLWSLLEKAIRLCSGIRDLGDGKSSIWRIALRRYRGKEWHLPDGSVLRPGEQFLELHINNERLLSLVDRSTSLERATLIALKEIRNGLADMACILMNDRRFCNIEVLLGITLLHRGAELIGFTVFDMKPGLFRTVTGWYEQWLLALFHPGGFKNLKAYREKLTPKYVVISRRELVRRYGFSATPACRTAEDGEKSVTG, encoded by the coding sequence ATGGAAACTTCCTTATTCAAAACAGCATTCTTATTCCTGCTGATATACGCCGTAGTGCCGACCGCCCTGGTCCGTTTAAGCGGGATAGGCGCAATTAGCCGCATCCCCAGGGGTAAAAAAAGAATTGCCCTTACTTTTGACGACGGACCAGACCCCCGCTACACTCCCCAAATCCTGAATATCCTGGGGCAGTACCGGGTAAAAGCATGTTTTTTCGTAATCGGTTCAAAAGCAAGGGCCCATCCCGAAATTATCAGGCAGATCGTGCAGGCCGGGCACGAAATAGGAAACCACGGCTTTTCCCACAAGGCCGCCTGGCTCCTGGGGCCGTTTGCCACAACCAGGGAAATTGCTGAAACCAACCGCGCCATTGAAGAGCTTACAGGGCAAAAGGCCCGCTTTTGCCGGCCGGCCTGGGGGCTGTTCAACCTTTTTTCATTGTGTTATTTCCGGCTTAAAGGCCTTAAAGTGGTGTTGTGGACCTATATGAGCTGGGACTGGATAAGACGGGCCACTCCGGAAAGTATTTGCCGCAAGGTACTGGGCAGGCTCCGGGACGGGGCAATCCTGGTCCTGCACGACGGCGACTCCGCCCCGGGCGCCGCCAAGGGAAGCCCGGCCCATGTAGTGGAGGCCCTCCCGGCCATTCTGGAAGGTCTGCGGCAAAAAGGGCTAAAGGTGGTCCCCCTGGAGGAATTGAACGGGCTAAAAAGCCGGCGGGCCGCTCTTGCAAAGGGCGTGCGAATGCTTTGGAGCCTGCTTGAAAAGGCAATCCGGCTGTGTTCCGGGATCAGAGACCTCGGTGACGGTAAAAGCTCCATCTGGAGGATAGCTTTACGCCGCTATCGCGGGAAGGAGTGGCACCTGCCGGACGGCTCGGTTCTACGGCCTGGTGAACAGTTTCTGGAGCTTCACATAAACAACGAACGTCTCTTAAGCCTCGTTGACAGGAGTACGTCGCTGGAGCGGGCGACCCTGATCGCGCTGAAGGAAATTCGCAACGGCCTGGCGGATATGGCCTGCATCCTGATGAATGACAGGCGCTTTTGCAACATAGAGGTTCTTCTTGGTATAACCCTTCTGCACCGGGGCGCCGAATTAATAGGTTTTACGGTGTTCGACATGAAGCCGGGCCTTTTCCGCACCGTAACAGGCTGGTATGAGCAATGGCTGCTGGCTCTCTTTCACCCCGGTGGCTTTAAAAACCTGAAAGCCTACCGGGAAAAGCTTACGCCGAAATATGTGGTGATATCAAGACGGGAGCTGGTAAGGCGTTATGGTTTTTCAGCCACACCGGCCTGCCGGACGGCTGAAGATGGAGAAAAATCCGTAACGGGCTAA
- a CDS encoding hypothetical membrane protein, which yields MHEIKAIFSSKKELGLLTILFLMEFTRGAFYLTFLPLYAVNCLGISVAAAGLTVSSHYLVETVFKSAAGWQLDRRGNPVLLSGLVLGMTALLAMKLYPVTAVLIAGSALFGMGASPVWLAVVSGVAPVQFKERAFRMGIVFAVWLIGGGGGPVAINFFIVRDYNLAFWLLIALWGAALVLAAATLPAAGKTGGGPAFSFIKEVSKMARNQAVKKLLLPGMFLQTMAGGLLLPLLPLYAQDKIGLNPNQYALLLLSGGAAAALSFLPMGRLADRIRLKIVLGTGFGMTALSLALFSIACGALSAYLLAALTGFSYSIVLPAWNNLLAKVISPERQATGWGVFATIEGMGIAVGPALGGMIANSLGITAALILSVTVLAAMSCFYFLYPVEKLFA from the coding sequence TTGCATGAAATTAAAGCCATCTTTTCTTCTAAAAAAGAGCTTGGCCTTTTAACCATCCTTTTTTTAATGGAGTTTACCCGGGGCGCCTTTTACCTCACTTTTCTCCCGCTTTATGCGGTGAACTGCCTTGGCATTTCGGTAGCAGCAGCCGGACTGACCGTATCCTCCCATTACCTGGTGGAAACAGTGTTTAAGAGCGCCGCCGGCTGGCAGCTTGACCGCCGCGGCAACCCGGTCCTGCTGTCCGGACTGGTGCTTGGCATGACAGCGCTGCTGGCAATGAAGCTTTATCCCGTTACGGCCGTTTTAATAGCCGGTTCTGCGCTTTTCGGCATGGGCGCTTCGCCGGTCTGGCTGGCGGTAGTGAGCGGTGTAGCGCCGGTTCAGTTCAAAGAGCGGGCATTCCGGATGGGCATTGTTTTTGCCGTCTGGCTGATCGGCGGGGGCGGCGGCCCGGTGGCGATAAACTTTTTTATCGTTCGCGATTACAACCTGGCCTTCTGGTTGCTGATTGCCCTCTGGGGGGCGGCCCTGGTCCTGGCGGCGGCAACCCTGCCGGCCGCAGGCAAAACCGGCGGCGGACCGGCTTTTTCCTTTATTAAAGAAGTGTCTAAAATGGCCAGGAACCAGGCCGTAAAAAAGCTGCTTTTACCCGGCATGTTTTTACAAACGATGGCCGGCGGACTTTTGCTGCCGTTGCTTCCCCTTTATGCACAGGACAAAATAGGTCTCAACCCCAACCAGTACGCCCTGCTTTTGCTGTCCGGGGGCGCAGCAGCCGCCCTCTCTTTCCTGCCGATGGGCCGGCTGGCCGACCGGATAAGGCTGAAAATTGTGCTGGGCACCGGCTTTGGAATGACCGCCCTTTCGCTGGCCCTGTTCTCCATCGCCTGCGGCGCCCTGAGCGCCTATCTGCTGGCTGCGCTTACAGGGTTTTCCTACTCTATTGTCCTCCCCGCCTGGAACAACCTGCTGGCAAAGGTCATCTCACCCGAAAGGCAGGCTACCGGCTGGGGAGTTTTTGCCACCATCGAAGGGATGGGGATTGCCGTCGGACCGGCCCTGGGAGGCATGATAGCAAATTCGCTGGGCATTACGGCTGCCTTAATCTTAAGCGTTACAGTTCTTGCAGCCATGTCCTGCTTTTACTTCCTGTATCCTGTGGAAAAACTTTTCGCATAG
- the GlcD gene encoding FAD/FMN-containing dehydrogenases: MNRHRLASELKRIFPPERLLTGNLERRMYSYDSSFLARFRNYTPDAVVLPRSTEEVAATVKLAARHGIPVIPRGAGSGETCGCLAVRGGIVVDLSSWDAIEEVDVANMQVFVRPGVVHYRLNEYLAAYGLFFPPDPGSTRMCTIGGMVANNSSGLRAVKYGTTEQYVLGLEVVLPDGQVITTGGVNCKALKNVSGLNLSKLFVGSEGILGIITRIRLRVWPRPKARGIAMAVFADLEEAPAAVLDVYRSGILPSGIEILDSSAIRAINMYNPEINLPDAEAILLFEVDGNPAGVEWEGQKIVEVVGKRAISVEWATNPGRMAELWRGRSVVAVAAARLRPDGSRIFAGEDISVPLNKVTEALRRIKELGRQYGVAVVNYGHIGDGNIHTAPVINLENPDEVERANKLADAIHRLAIELGGSTTGEHGVGAVRNQYALDEHGAAVNTMRLIKKALDPANIMNPGKLLPPEGGAGGA, encoded by the coding sequence TTGAACAGGCACCGACTGGCCTCCGAACTGAAGAGAATATTTCCGCCGGAGCGGCTGCTGACCGGCAATCTGGAACGGCGAATGTACAGTTACGACAGTTCCTTCCTGGCCAGGTTCCGCAATTATACACCGGATGCAGTGGTGCTGCCACGTTCCACTGAGGAGGTAGCCGCCACGGTAAAACTGGCCGCCAGGCACGGCATACCTGTTATCCCAAGAGGGGCCGGCAGCGGAGAAACCTGCGGCTGCCTGGCCGTGCGGGGCGGAATCGTGGTGGACCTCTCTTCCTGGGATGCCATTGAAGAGGTGGATGTAGCCAACATGCAGGTTTTTGTCCGGCCCGGCGTGGTTCATTACAGGCTGAATGAATACCTGGCCGCCTATGGTCTCTTCTTCCCGCCGGACCCGGGAAGCACCCGCATGTGCACCATTGGCGGAATGGTGGCCAACAATTCAAGCGGACTCAGGGCGGTAAAATACGGAACCACGGAGCAATACGTCCTCGGCCTGGAGGTGGTGCTTCCTGACGGCCAGGTGATTACCACGGGCGGAGTAAACTGCAAGGCTTTAAAAAACGTCTCTGGCCTGAACCTCAGCAAGCTGTTCGTCGGTTCGGAAGGAATTCTGGGCATAATCACCAGAATAAGGCTAAGGGTCTGGCCCCGGCCCAAAGCCCGGGGGATTGCCATGGCCGTTTTCGCCGACCTGGAGGAGGCTCCGGCCGCCGTCCTGGACGTCTACCGCTCCGGAATCCTCCCCTCGGGCATCGAAATTCTGGATTCTTCGGCCATCCGGGCTATTAACATGTACAATCCGGAAATCAACCTTCCCGATGCGGAAGCCATCCTGCTTTTCGAGGTGGACGGGAATCCGGCCGGCGTGGAGTGGGAGGGGCAAAAGATCGTTGAAGTGGTGGGAAAACGCGCCATTTCCGTAGAATGGGCCACCAACCCCGGGCGCATGGCAGAGCTGTGGCGCGGCCGGAGCGTCGTGGCCGTTGCCGCGGCCAGGCTCCGGCCGGACGGCAGCAGGATTTTTGCCGGGGAAGATATCAGCGTCCCCCTTAATAAAGTAACCGAAGCCCTGCGCAGGATTAAGGAACTGGGCCGGCAGTACGGAGTTGCCGTGGTAAATTACGGCCACATTGGCGACGGAAACATCCACACAGCCCCGGTAATCAACCTGGAGAACCCCGATGAGGTGGAGCGGGCAAACAAGCTGGCAGACGCCATTCACCGCCTTGCCATCGAGCTGGGCGGCTCAACCACCGGCGAGCACGGTGTAGGCGCCGTCCGCAACCAGTACGCCCTGGACGAGCACGGCGCGGCTGTGAACACAATGAGGCTCATAAAAAAAGCCCTCGACCCAGCCAACATTATGAACCCGGGCAAACTGCTGCCCCCGGAAGGCGGTGCAGGCGGTGCTTGA
- a CDS encoding hypothetical membrane protein — MKRVIFAVLAGLLLTGAAGCGNKAQPPPQQQAQKVPLSLRHSYNDCALFGEPAGYGHSQPFAASGQHIFLLPSAG; from the coding sequence GTGAAAAGGGTAATTTTTGCCGTGCTGGCAGGCCTTCTGCTTACCGGTGCCGCCGGATGCGGCAATAAGGCACAGCCGCCGCCACAGCAGCAGGCTCAAAAAGTACCCCTTTCTCTCCGGCATTCTTACAATGATTGCGCTTTATTCGGTGAACCTGCGGGTTATGGGCACAGCCAACCTTTCGCTGCTTCGGGTCAGCACATTTTTTTACTGCCGTCGGCAGGCTGA
- the FcbC gene encoding predicted thioesterase encodes MGSQYPSCRLEMEVGWGDCDAAGIAYYARYFDWFTNGRIHFLKKYGLPYMAVFHRQNINMVALEAECRYKKALRPEETVVLETTLESLSRTRIRFEYKIFKNDGSLAAEGFTSHAYVDEEGKPFDFKKRYPLLWEKTLRILGGQESKTAF; translated from the coding sequence ATGGGCAGCCAGTATCCTTCTTGCCGCCTTGAAATGGAAGTTGGCTGGGGCGACTGCGATGCTGCCGGCATTGCTTACTACGCCCGGTACTTTGACTGGTTTACCAACGGGCGCATTCACTTTTTAAAGAAATACGGCCTTCCCTATATGGCCGTTTTTCACCGGCAAAACATTAATATGGTGGCTCTTGAAGCAGAATGCCGGTATAAAAAAGCATTGCGTCCGGAAGAGACCGTGGTCCTGGAAACAACACTGGAGTCTTTGTCCAGGACGAGAATAAGATTTGAATATAAAATTTTTAAGAATGACGGCTCCCTGGCCGCCGAGGGTTTTACCAGCCATGCTTATGTGGATGAGGAGGGTAAACCTTTTGACTTTAAAAAACGATATCCCCTTCTTTGGGAAAAGACATTAAGAATACTTGGCGGGCAGGAAAGCAAAACGGCATTCTAA
- the DegQ gene encoding trypsin-like serine proteases (typically periplasmic, contain C-terminal PDZ domain), which produces MPFASMAVLLAVLVFAAGCSIKSVLPFRQNTAKGELINAEVLPGVGPDAVAGVVSRTSPAVVKISARVSSSGASNPFFNDPFFRQFFGLPLRPRQQEEGLGSGFIISSDGYILTNEHVIEGATEVYVTVTGFDGDFKAEVAGADYDLDLALLKINAGSELPFLTLGNSDQVRVGNWVIAIGNPYGLDHTVTCGVISAKGRPVTVQGRQYENLLQTDASINPGNSGGPLLNLEGEVIGINTAINAQAQGIGFAIPASTVLHVLEDLKSGAKSSRPWIGVQVRSVDEEAARYLGLDRPEGAVVAGVVAGSPAEKAGLRQWDVIVEFNGSRIGDAGELVAAIKACQIGQKVKVLVVRQRQVHPVTILIAEKPANIR; this is translated from the coding sequence TTGCCGTTTGCTTCAATGGCAGTCCTGCTTGCCGTGCTGGTTTTTGCAGCAGGCTGCAGCATTAAAAGCGTACTGCCCTTTAGGCAGAATACGGCGAAGGGGGAACTGATCAATGCGGAAGTTCTCCCCGGGGTTGGCCCGGATGCCGTGGCCGGGGTGGTATCGCGCACCAGCCCGGCGGTGGTAAAAATATCCGCCAGGGTAAGTTCTTCAGGTGCGTCCAATCCCTTTTTCAACGACCCTTTTTTCCGCCAGTTTTTCGGCCTGCCTTTAAGGCCGAGGCAGCAGGAAGAGGGGCTGGGTTCCGGGTTTATAATTTCCAGCGACGGGTATATTTTAACGAACGAACATGTAATTGAAGGGGCAACGGAAGTTTATGTTACCGTTACCGGTTTTGACGGCGATTTTAAGGCAGAGGTGGCAGGGGCAGACTACGACCTGGATCTGGCCCTGTTGAAAATAAATGCCGGCAGTGAGCTTCCTTTCCTTACTCTGGGCAACTCCGACCAGGTCAGGGTGGGTAACTGGGTAATAGCCATCGGCAACCCTTACGGGCTGGATCACACCGTAACTTGCGGGGTGATCAGCGCCAAAGGGCGGCCCGTCACTGTGCAGGGCCGCCAGTATGAAAACCTGCTGCAGACCGATGCTTCCATCAATCCGGGTAACAGCGGGGGGCCTCTTTTGAACCTTGAAGGCGAGGTAATAGGCATTAATACTGCTATTAACGCCCAGGCCCAGGGAATAGGTTTTGCCATTCCGGCCAGTACGGTGCTCCATGTACTGGAGGATCTAAAAAGCGGTGCGAAGAGCTCCCGTCCCTGGATAGGCGTGCAGGTCCGCTCCGTGGATGAAGAAGCGGCACGCTACCTCGGGCTGGATCGCCCTGAGGGGGCCGTGGTGGCCGGCGTGGTGGCAGGAAGCCCGGCCGAGAAGGCGGGTTTAAGACAGTGGGACGTAATTGTGGAGTTTAACGGGAGCAGGATTGGCGATGCCGGCGAATTGGTGGCGGCCATTAAGGCCTGCCAGATCGGCCAGAAGGTCAAGGTGCTGGTGGTGCGGCAGCGCCAGGTTCATCCGGTAACCATACTTATTGCCGAAAAGCCTGCCAATATAAGATAA
- the FeoA gene encoding Fe2+ transport system protein A: protein MTLDKVKKGQVVKITGIPNEMVRVQAIRFGISEGTVVVCREVVPAGPVVVARNKQEIAIGRSLARTILVEPC from the coding sequence ATGACCCTGGATAAGGTGAAAAAAGGGCAGGTAGTAAAGATTACCGGCATACCCAATGAAATGGTCAGGGTGCAGGCTATTCGCTTTGGCATATCGGAAGGAACGGTGGTTGTATGCCGGGAGGTTGTACCTGCAGGTCCGGTGGTGGTTGCCAGGAACAAGCAGGAGATAGCCATCGGCCGCAGCCTGGCGCGAACCATACTGGTGGAGCCGTGTTAG
- a CDS encoding hypothetical membrane protein (containing partial COG4120, ABC-type uncharacterized transport system, permease component) has translation MLGGAVCLFAVAGPCFFLQTEVGLGVRATGDNPQMIRSLGANTDITKITGLSLSNALVAVSGSLVGQYQSFADASMGIGMIVVGLASVIIGEVLVRTPNIIRALLAALVGSIIYRMVIAVVLQLGMPATDSKLLTAAIVTAALAFPALRERFRKPAACGERRDSIA, from the coding sequence ATGCTGGGCGGTGCAGTATGCCTGTTCGCCGTTGCCGGACCCTGTTTTTTCTTGCAAACTGAAGTCGGCCTGGGAGTCCGGGCAACCGGCGACAACCCTCAGATGATCCGCAGCCTGGGAGCCAATACCGACATCACCAAAATAACCGGCCTTTCCTTAAGCAACGCCCTGGTTGCCGTATCCGGCAGCCTGGTAGGGCAGTACCAGAGCTTTGCCGACGCAAGCATGGGCATCGGCATGATTGTAGTCGGGCTGGCCTCTGTAATAATCGGCGAGGTCCTGGTCCGCACCCCAAACATCATCAGGGCGCTGCTGGCAGCTTTGGTCGGCTCAATTATCTACCGCATGGTTATAGCCGTCGTCCTGCAGCTTGGTATGCCGGCCACCGATTCAAAACTCCTCACGGCAGCTATCGTGACCGCCGCCCTGGCCTTCCCCGCCCTCCGGGAACGGTTCCGCAAACCGGCGGCATGCGGGGAAAGGAGGGACAGTATTGCTTGA